From the genome of Pseudomonas sihuiensis:
GTCGCGAGTTGGACGACGCACATCCGCACGTTATTCGCAAAACACCCTATCACGGCCCGAACCAATGGCCAGCGGGCAACCCCCGTTTCCGCCAGCAGACCGAAGACTATATGCGCTACATGGATCTGCTCGGTCGCAAGATCGTCCGCTTGCTTGCCCTGTCGCTGCAGTTGCCCGAAGACTTTTTCGACCAGGGCCTCAAAGAGCCGATGATCATTACCCGCATGCTGCACTACCCCAGCCAGCCGGCCGATGCCCGTGAAAACCAGATTGGCGCCGGTGCCCATACCGACTGGGGCCTGATTACCTTGCTGCTGCAGGATGAAGTCGGCGGTCTCGAGGTGCGCAATGCCGACGGTGAGTGGCTGAAAGCGCCGTTTATCGAGAACACCTTTGTGGTGAACCTCGGCGATATGGTGCCGGTGCTCACCAATGGCCTCTATCACTCGACCATGCACCGCGTGTTCAACTCCAAAAAAGACACCCCGCGCTACTCGGTGCCAACTTTTTTCGACCTGGATTACTACTACGAAGCCTCGGTGGTGCCCACGCTGCGCAAGGCCGATGAGGTCTATCCGGCGCCCATCACTGTCGGCGGTCATATCGCGGCTATGTTCGACAAGACCTTCGGGGTCAAGAAAGCCACGGCATAACGCGCCGACAGCGGAAAAGGCCACTAGCGAGTGGCCTTTTTCATGCCTCGCTTTTGGCAAGGCTGAACCGGGCGGATAACCGCCCGGTGTTGTTTTAGAAGTACACCTTCACAATCAGACTGGTCACATTCTGATCGGTGTCGAATGCGCGGGTGTCTTTGATCGCGTATTTGTTTGTCCAGTTGTTGTACTCGACCCCGGCGTAGAAGCGCTTGGGCTCATAACCAAAGTGCTTGCCCAGGTCATATTTGATCTGCGGGTTGAACAGCAGATTACTGTGATACGTGCCTTTATTATTGACCACCCAGTCCATATAACCATCGATCACCACGTCGGAGCGGCCGATCGGAATGGTATACGACCAGACCGGCGTGATTTGCCATTGCCCACTAGGTGCTACACCGCCGTCTGGTTTGCGGTAGTAGAAGTTAAGCTGGAAATAATCGAAACCCGGTAGATCGAGATCAAAGCCCGGGCCGAGCAAATAGTTAACCTGATCGTGCGTTCCATGCTTTTCGTTTTTATCCCATTCAAAACTCGACGCAATCAATACGTCCTTGACGGGACCGAACGACAGTTTGCTATCAAACACTTTGCCCAACGAAAGTCGCGGCGCCAATTCACTGTAAATGGAATGGTGTCCATCATTGTAAGTACCACCGCCTGGGTACCAATTGTTGTCCATAAATAAATACACATCGCCCCACGACCAGTCGCTGGCATGTTCGAAGGTAATGGTTTGTACGGTGCGTGCATCCACCTTGAACTCTTTGCCGTATTGATAAGTGAGACTTTCGCTGTGCCAATTCATATCGGCATGCGATACCGATGGCAAACACGAAAACCCCAAAAAGCTTGCTGCAAAAACAGTGGACTTATTGTTAACTTTCATCTTATCCCCCATATATAAAGCTGATCGAATAGTCAGCATTTACATATAGCAAGTAATGGGCCAATAAATGCACGAATTGCGCAGACTTTGCAGGAGTTTACAAGCTCTTGAAATGCATTTTTGCTGCTATTGGGGGCGGTTTTTGGTGTGGTCAAGTAATTTAGTGCGTGTTTTTTTGTATTATTAAATGCACTTACCAAGGTAACTATCAGCGCAAAAAAAAGCGACCTATAAGGTCGCTCTAGTGTATTACCTGCCCCCTGGTAGCTATCAAGACAGGTAGCGTTTCACTTAATTATCACCAAACAATCAGAGATATCAGTTGGAGTGTTGACCAATACCCTCGCCAGTCGCGGCGTCGTTCTGCGGTTTTCTCAAACCGATACCGTTGAAAAAGATATTCAAGGTGATCGCGACAATTGCCGTGAGCAGAATCGGGCTTTCCAGGATCGGCCCCAACGAGGAAGGCAACTTGCTGAAAAAGTGCGGCGAGACCACGGGCAACATGCCCACCGCCAGGCTTATGGCGACGATATAAAGATTGCCGACATTCTTGAAATCCACCCGGCCGAGCACCTTCATGCCACTGGCCGTAACCATGCCGAACATTACGATGCCGGCACCGCCCAGCACATAGGGCGGAATCGACGCCACGAAGTAGGCCACCTTGGGAAACAGACCCAGCACAATCAGAATCGCCCCGGCCAACGCGCACACCCAGGGGCTGCGCACGCCCGTGATGCTGACCAGACCGATATTTTGCGCATACGAGGTGTACGGGAAGGTATTGAAGATGCCACCCACCGCCGTGCCGAGGGCATCGGCACGAAAGCCACGAACCAGGGTGCGTTCATCCATGGGCTTGTCGACGATCTCGCCCAAGGCCATGAACATGCCTGTCGACTCGATAAAGGTCACCAGCATCACGATGCACATGGCCGCCATGGGCCACAAATGGAACGTCGGCATACCGAAATGG
Proteins encoded in this window:
- a CDS encoding isopenicillin N synthase family dioxygenase, with product MVIYTPPSVAKNIPVIDLADSFSHDIEKRKAVAWEIHKAARQTGFFYIKNHGVPVELQKAQFDVAKEYFKTPLHEKMLVNSKNSSCLRGYEPIAAQILDEGSPPDLKEGFLLGRELDDAHPHVIRKTPYHGPNQWPAGNPRFRQQTEDYMRYMDLLGRKIVRLLALSLQLPEDFFDQGLKEPMIITRMLHYPSQPADARENQIGAGAHTDWGLITLLLQDEVGGLEVRNADGEWLKAPFIENTFVVNLGDMVPVLTNGLYHSTMHRVFNSKKDTPRYSVPTFFDLDYYYEASVVPTLRKADEVYPAPITVGGHIAAMFDKTFGVKKATA
- a CDS encoding outer membrane protein OmpK, translating into MKVNNKSTVFAASFLGFSCLPSVSHADMNWHSESLTYQYGKEFKVDARTVQTITFEHASDWSWGDVYLFMDNNWYPGGGTYNDGHHSIYSELAPRLSLGKVFDSKLSFGPVKDVLIASSFEWDKNEKHGTHDQVNYLLGPGFDLDLPGFDYFQLNFYYRKPDGGVAPSGQWQITPVWSYTIPIGRSDVVIDGYMDWVVNNKGTYHSNLLFNPQIKYDLGKHFGYEPKRFYAGVEYNNWTNKYAIKDTRAFDTDQNVTSLIVKVYF